Genomic DNA from Danio rerio strain Tuebingen ecotype United States chromosome 5, GRCz12tu, whole genome shotgun sequence:
tatagGTGGATTAggtgctaaaattgaccgtagtgtatgggtgtttcctggagttaggttgcagctggaagagcatccactgcataaaacatctgctggatacgttggtggttcattgcactgtggcgacctcagattaggaaagggactaagccaaaaataaaataaataaataaataaataggaccaaatttaacccaatatTTGGGTTAAtcgatatttttttaaaaattgggtttaaataacccagcatttcttagagtgtgtaattcaaatgtgttttgttttattattatctttttttttttttttgttataagatgaaaataaaaaaaggtatCTTCCTCCACAAATCACAATTTTGCACACAATTCActgaaatttttgttttttttttactactaatcACATGTAATTTCATTTCCAGAATGCATTCAAGAACAGCATCtgcaaataaaactgaatatagTTTTAGTGACACTTAATAgttgtttttttctacatatttttaTGGTGGAAACACATTTGGAGATGCATCTCTAAAAATTGTGCTTTGTTGTATAGGATGATGTTGTAAAAAAATGGGTGCAttaatgaacaaaccagcagaacgattacattataaaacatcgaaaatgtcattctttcattttaaaatctCAAAGCCAAAGTCAACCATCAAAATGGTTCAGTTTTGTTAACTCCAAAACTCTGTCTTGGGCTACAGCGCTGTCAAAGAGGAGTTTTGTGACTCCAAAAACCAATGCACGTTCACTGCATTTCATCTTTTGAGAAGCAAGTAATTTATTACATATGAAAAAAGTCCCACAGTGGTTTCTCCCACCGCAgcaaattcattttcttttaaaatatttggcaccagtttatcagAAAGTAACAAATTTTGTTATCTTTTAATCATTGTCTGTAAACTGTGATTTATTTGCAAacgtttttatgcaatattccaggtTTGCATGTATGGAAACATAGCTCatggacattttttttctgttggtaACGGTGAAAAGAAGATtctcctttcttttcttttttttttaagaaaagccaGAGGCATGTTTTATTCAGCAAGCCTGGGTTGAACTGTATggttaccagcattcttcaaaatattttctgaggtgttcagctgaaaaaaaaatgcaggtgaataaatgctgacagaatgttcatatttgggtgaactatcccttaaggcCTTAGCAAACACTGCTTACTCTCTACAGCAAACTCCTCTTGGGAGTTCAGGAGCAGCCCTAATGCTTAGTTCATCATTTGTAAAATCACAGTTTGTAAGGAAAACAGgtttaataacataaaaaacacttTTAGCAAGCATCCTTGATGCGAAATAGCAATTTTTAGCCCTGACATCATGCATTCACCAAGTTTCAATCGATATTGGCATAAGTTTTCGTTTCACGCAACTTTGAGATTCTGCCTCAGATGGTTCAAACATccccaaagcaaaaaaaattaatttaccaACAGAGTGATGCAATGCAATAGGGACAGAAGCAGGCTGTGCtctttttgtttaaaaagatGTGAACAAAAACACGAGAGCTGAATGCTAAAGGAGCATTTCCACAACAACAAGATCACGACCACAACCACTATATATCAAAAACAGGCTTCTCGGGAAGCCCTTTAGTGCATGAATTATAAATGCTATAAAATAAATGTCTCTGTCTTTGTTGTGTCAGTATGTATAGATTTATGTAATGGCtcttttcttttaaagaaaatcCTGGTTTGGCTTAAAAATGGATAATCTGTATGCAGAATTGATTCTTGACTGTGTAAGGAGTAGATTTGCTGTTGCAAGCAAGGCTTTCAAGAGTCTATCGATTGCCTGCATGAGCCGCTTGGCCATATTGACGTCTCTCACAGTCTGATTTTACCTAAAAATATCACATGCTTTcaatttattatacaatatatctCTAATATATCTTAATAGTCTATAACATGTCATTGCAGTAATGATCTGGTGGACGTATATGTATAAAGAAAGAGGGAAGATAAGTTTTGGTGTTCACCAAGTTGGGAGAAAAGAAACGAATTCAGTGTTTTCTCGCTTTCCCCGTTTGTACCACAAGAGGATAAAAAAATAGCTTTGAACTTCATACACTCAAGCATGTTTGCCTCTGGTAGAGACGGTCTTTCGGAGACGTGGTCGGGGGTAATGGGGGATTCTCAAGGCAGTagagcatattttatttattgttcacTGCAGTACTTTCTGCTGTTGTTAGAAGAGTTAAGTCTAAAAATGAAATGACCTCAAAGGTTTGATTCTTTTATATCTGAGGCTATGCTAATCACTGCTGAATTTTAAACTACActgtttttgtaaattacacagtatttaactgtgatgTAAACTGTTACTGTATTAAACTTGCATTGTGAAATtgactatattttacagtaaagatacaatactgtaaattcaTATACAAGTGGACAAATGgactgtaaatgtatttatgtattttgctgtaaattatttactgtaagttattttagattctacaggaaattgttaacagtataTTTTACTAGACTTGTAATGTTTAAAACTGAATGGTGATTGGTTTTTAATGTCATGTTAGTCTGCAAAACTAATGAATGGAATTTTGATGGGTATGCTAAATTAAAATAGCATTGTGGCTAATTCACAttctgacaaaagttttgtctcctatctaagttttaggaacaacaggtaataacttgatttcaagtagatcatttattataaaaaGTGACTTgtttgaaaggcaaaggcctctagattatgcttattttaccaaaataaaatgatcatgtcttgattttaatttttttggacataataaataataaatgaataatggacagtatagaatatagagtcatggagcagtggaaaaagaattaatattgtgtgactccatgagcttggatgactgcatccacacatctctgcaaagactcacctttttaccgttgcttttaacttagattgattatttttattaattttatcatccaattgtatttaattgttcatattttattgtgttcTTTTTTACTGTTCTTTTTGTTCTGCTTTGTTTGCCTTGTAGGGCTTTGGGTCTGAGAAAAGtgcactataaataaaatgtattattattaataataataaagtcatctggaatggcaaagaaagcattcctgcatgactcccagagttcattaagattctaaccatttatcttcaatgcctactTCTTCATCTTACCatagatatgctcaataatgtctggtgactgggttggccaatcctggagcaccttgaccttctttgctttcaggatctttgatgtggaggctgaagtataaggagcgctgtcctgctgaagaatttgccctctccagtggtttgtaatgtaatgggcagcacaaatgccttaatacctcaggctgttgatgttgccatccaattTGCAGATCGTTTAAAcagccccatactgaatgtaaccccaaccatgatttttcctttaccaactTGCCTGATATCTGTTAGAATCTTGAGTTCATGCAgttttcaataggtcttctgcaggaTTTGTGATGATTCGGACGCAGTTTAAGAgttgattcatctgaaaaatctaccttctgccacttttccaaattatcacTAAATTAAGTTATTATCAGTATTTCTTACACTAGGATCGAAGACAAGACTCTTGTCAGGTAGTGCGAATATATTTTTAGTGTAGCATTGTCGCATTTAATggaattgttcacccaaaaatgaaaattatgctaTGAAtttctcaccctcatgttgttcaaGACTTCATCtttaaatgaagatattttagatgaattcTTAGAGCTCACTCATCCTCAATGAAGCAATGGTCCTGAGACAAAAAAGATGGCCACTTTTTTtgcaccaaaaaaacaaaaagaaaaaacttgCGTGTTGCACCACCAACTCTAACGGCAATAGTAAACACACACCTGATGAGAGATAATCATTTGATTACAgttgaatgttttgacaatgtttttgacaatatatataatcataaaaaataactaaCGTCTAAAGTTTAAAGAGATAGAACCTCAATATTAAGATTATGTCATCAGTTACTCACATttttcgagaggggtctggctgcagacttggtgcaggtgcaatctgagctgcatctaatgctttttaatgtgctcacctaaccccacccctaaacctacccctcaaAGTGTGGTCACTAGCTccatttagtgcattgtgtctgacattgcatctctgagcgaTACAATCtcagatgcagcctttatgatgcaagctgagattctcaactttttgatttagtgtctaatttgtatcaattcgtacaatctaatttgtacaatttagtatgatttgctcatcacccaatgacggttgggtttaagggtggggtcgggtgccacgccttctttttaaaatcttacaatttcatacaactgaactcatacgaTTTTTTACGAATTCGCCACTAAActagcaaaacgtaaaatacttacattttctcatgagatcaggctggcgtTTTAAATAACGACATAGGTCACAGTAATACAAATTTTCATAATCTCGTGACATCACAGGATACCATTCATTGGTTTCGTTGCGTGCAAATGCAGTCAACTTAATCAGCATGCTGTTTCTACCTCTGTTGTAACCTTATTAAATTTAGCTGGGTTCCACTCTGCTGTTCTCTCATAACTCATCACCTTGGTATCTCCAGGCCGAAGCAGGGCTTTCTGATGGAGTGTGGGTGTGTGGAGATAAGGGCTCTTTATTGGTAGACCCTGCTAATCTGACTTGGCAGGGGGGATTGAGGGCAGGCTGTCCCATCTATGACGCCTCCATCCAGCATGACTTTTTGTGGAAGGCcccagctgctcaggatacgtcTTTAATGAGTGATGAAAGAGGCAGACAGGGAGTCGGGCAGGTTGCGGGGCCTCCCTCCTTAACTCAATCCTTCACCATGTCTGTTTTTCAGCCTTGTTTAGGTGATGCCCTCCAGcaaatatgcttttttttcatGAGAATGCCATTTTACTATGCGGTGTCCATCTTACATTGGGTGTAATGACACAATGTTGATGTTGAAGTGGTTAATCCTCATAAGGTGaacactgcaaaataaataaatgtaaggttacatttattttacaaacatacatatattttttttccagcattttattttaaacaattcaaAAAAACTGTTTACCTGTAAATGTTCAGGAACCCTTGTTATTAGCAAGTGGGGTATTTTTGTACACAACATACAAGAGACTGAACATGATACAATATCCTGATAATTTCAGCAAAGTTTAAGATGCACTTTGagagaaaattatttttcaatgatGTACTGACGATGaacttaaagaggtggtccatagtgtatttttaaggcttggttgagTTTATAacatgcaaagcaatgtgtgctcatgcttcatttgtaaaaaaaaatcacattaatttttcatttgattacatttagCTACTCcactagtagcaaagaattctggcccagatttggcaaaaagctggcacagcaggcattcatccggcactggcatacagcatgtgggccaaacatggcccgggtttggcagaggtggcaccgtttttaaggcggcacacaagatttgggccagatgtaaaacgtagtatttggcccagatttaaaaatttgataagtgggccatgtgagtttggccagtcttgacccacatttaaaatacactaaaatcatttttgagtaaagaaaaaaaattctaccaatcaggtcactttgagaaaaagcgtgcccatagtgtgcctaaagcgcatcactccatgggtttataaatttcattgcaatcgtgacacaccaacctatctggcccagttcaggcccatttatgagttattaacttggctgagacttggcccagatttggtctgtgtttggcccttgtctggaagccagatttggtccagtcatgtaccgtaattcactgcggcatgtgggccaagcaaaacctgattgtgtgggccagagctgggccagagaaattttgctatgtgggtcaGCTAACAtcaaaatgactgtcatatttccatCAGCTAATATGTGCTCTGATTTGCGGATCGGCTTCACGTCACCAAGAAGCATTAAGCACCTTCAAGCATGCGCTATTTTGCGCCATGTAAACTGTCAGTCAGGGAAGCTGTTAGCCACATCAGTTTGTGCTTGAATATGTCAGAAAATGAAGAGCAcgcagctgaacctcacgcctgctttCTAaagtaaaatctgacaagtgtcttttatattattcaaaataagcatgtgtaagtaatatgaaatgttcacatatcttttgcgagttatttattttagagacactgcagtgctggtgaagattgtgggtgtttacagctgTTTGacgaataaatatgaatttgtagctaattcttaacagtgccaaacagcatttctctttgtttacgtccttgctacaacataccgttaaagctagaaactgtgcatgtaattgatcaatctcaacaaataaaaacacttatgcctagttcagactgtgtgattttagccctgactttggctcgccgacaggttttgagaaatcgccgacaagtgcctgaaatcacaggcaaatcgctgctcgtgcacgtgagtgacaatcacacactgtgacagtatgaacgatcaaagacgcgatctgagagaatcgccgatgagtcgccgatgcctgtgagatatttggcatgctaaatatctggagctgtcggcgattcaaatcatgccgtgtgaattgagttttgactaaaaataacatcagcgatcgcctacagccaatgagagagcagctttcacttgtgtgtgcgtgtgtgtatacctgctgcaggccagcgggaggctgggggagaagttaaaagcgctctttttcggtttatttggacccacgaaatggaggaaaaactagtggaggtttgacaggactcaggagcagctgtgtctgtttgacgtttcatacagtaAGAAATTgatttattatcaacgttgaggagaaatggcttattccctttaaacccaggtgagcaaacatgtacatgttctaccccattaaaggcttctttctcattatgtagttaataacaaaagatatactacatgtttttggctgtgagacgtagtttggacgaagttgtcggcgattctccctataataaagtcatgcaatgtgaatgtccatgtcgccaaaccattttgcagtgtaaacaaagcagcgacgaaacgctagcccagaaagtcatgcagtgtgaaaacatctgtgacacgactagtttgaaaatcatgcagtctgaactcggcattacagaTTGTggttcacaatccacagcttgGTCGGttggagtttttagctgaatccagcaatgaactgggagagattctgaaaGCTGCCCTGTCAAATACTAgctgtatatttttataattttctggaacataattaaaattaaattgtaagcacttggtgtcgtgtcctttgaaaacccaaatacagaaacaataTAGAAGCTCTGttgaaatagcagcgtttggatggcattttagctttctgtGCAATAACATTCCAACGCCTCTGGATGCGCAAGGTGTGCGCGCGGAAGCCCTTATGATCTCATTAACCCGAATGTAATTTTTGTAGTCTGTAAACTTTGTTCATTATAGGCTTTGCTTAGCGAACTCTGTAAAACCCAATGTCTCCCTTTACATGGatctttgagcgtattacattcagagatgttctttATGTTTATACATCAACATAAACATCAACTTaggtttaaaatatgatatcgtggTGGGCCACCCCTTTAAGTTAAGATTTGTGCTACACTCTTTtctttagttcacccaaaaatatttattcattctcaTGTCATTTTAATCTCCTGAGATTTGTTAAATTTGTGCGTAGAGTTGCCAAAGTTCGCCCTGCGTGCTTATAAATAAGGTAATGATTCACACTCAAgtaattgcttcatactgtttttattttttctttctcttacaTTCTATGGGTGATTAAAAgacacagacgtttcggcacaatgccttcctcagtgtcACTTTGTTAATtgcaaaatattttagattaaatctgagagctctcttgcCCTCCATAGAATCAGACAATCAACTTTAGTGGttaaactgtaatcatacaaagttTCAAAATCACTTTTGTGCAGCAAgaaactgtaaaaacaactttgtcCACCAATATCTTCCAGGATGTGCATTTATTATGGGCAAAAGTATCTTAATATGTGTTCCTAAGTTAAACGGAGGTCCCAGTGGACAGGAAAAACATGAGGGGGagtaattaaaaacagaattttcttttttaggaGTGAACTAAACCTTTAAGTACCAAATAAACAAGATAAAAAGCATAAAATGATAGCAAGATGAATCTGTAATTCTATAGCATGAAAATGCTTATGTACAGCTCATTTAAAgagaattaacaacaaaacaaaacgcaCTTACAAATCTATTGTAAACCATCAAACAACAGAAATGAAGAATGATTAAATGAAACTAAACTACTTGAAataaaacaactgaaaacaaataacattttaaatagttgttTGACAGTTGGATTTcccataaaaaacaaaaccttaaaataaaaatcacaaaaattacaaatcatttataaacattttaagtgatagttcagccaaaaatacaaattacattatcatttactctcccttttgtcattttagaaacatttcagtttctttcttttgttgaacacaaaaaaattttaatttgaataattagTTGCTGTGTGCCATTAACTTCCGTAGTAGGAAActaattactatggaagtcaatgggacttgaatattaaaaaaatatattttgttttaaaaaagaaactcaaataggttttcaACAATTGAAAGGCGAGTAAATGACAGATATTTAATTctggggtgaactatacctttaagaacATATGTACACAAATGCAgctgaattcagaattattagcccctttaaaatgtttttactttttaaaaaatttcccagactatgtttaacagagcaaggaaattttcacagcatgtttgataatattttttcttctggagaaagtcttcattcttttatatcacattttacctgtttttatgttttttaatcagttttattatttgtttttatttatttatttatgttttacttgtttcttttaatcttgtttatgtaaagcactttgaattgccgctgtgtatgaaatgtgctatataaataaacttgccttgccttgcctttatttcggctagaataaaagcagttttacatttttttaaaacaccattttaaggtcaaaattattagccccttttagctatatttttttgatagtctacagaacaaaccatcattgtataataacttgcctaattaccctaacctgcccagttaacccaattaacctagttaagcctttaaaagtcactttaagctgtatagaagtgtcttgaaaaatatctagtaaaatattattatatttatatatttataaatatatatttattatataattattatattactttcatcatggcaaagataaaataaatcagttattagagatgagttagtaaaactattatgtttagaaatgtgttgagaaagtctttctgttaaacagaaattggggaaaaaaataaacaggggctaataattctgacttcaactgtgtgtgtgtgtgcgtgtgtgtatatatttgttcacaagaaaacaagaacaaaaaaacacAGATGAACCTTTTGCagcataaatataaaacaaaaaatgctatTAATACAAAGCTGAATGACATTTCAATACAACAATCGGCAtaacaaaaaagcatcattaCAGAATCACAAAATGTACTTTATTGTTATTTACAGTGATCAAAACAAGTACTCTACTACATTGTtttctaatgtttacatttagaaTTGATAGAGCAACTCAACCCATGTGCTTTACTTTAGATTCAGAGCATCTTAAAAAAACTTCAGGTCTTCCTCTGACGTCTCCAATGACGTCCTAATATGAATTTAAATCCCTTCTCCGCCGAACATCAAGGCAAAGACCTTAAAAGATCTCCTCAGCTGACATAAAACTTGCTGTAAAAAGAAAAGCCGAGCAGACTGCTGGACACATCAGTGTGGGCCTGTGGGACATTTGGCCTAATCTAATGCAGATCTCAACATCAAAGGCACTGAATCGCAAATGAGAAAACCCAACGACTTTGAGCAAGCGGAGATCGACTGCATTTCAAATTTAGGAGGAAGAATCGGCTGATTACAAATGTATCGCTTTGAAGCTGGACTGATGGCACCACTTGTATGTTAATGCaattttgtcaaaaaataaacagTGCGCCGACGTCTCCCCCTGGTGGATTGACCTTGTTATTACACATTTGTCTTGAAGTCAACCATCAGACTTCATCCAGTGCACTATTCTGCTTGTTGATCTTCCCTACCACGTCCTGCAGTTGACCAACAGTCTCTATCATATGTCGGACGCTATCTTGGACGTTTCCCATTCCCTCTCGCCTCCACGAAACACGCAGCTCCTCGATCCATCTCAGCACTTCATCCAGCTGTTTCTGTGTTTCTTTCTGCTCCTCGAGCTCGGCAAGAAGCGCTTGTTTGCTGCAAACTTCAGCTTCATAGGCCTGAAGTAGTTTAGCGATGGACTCCTGCAGCTTTGTGAGCTCTTCCTTGCCTTCTGGGTATTTCTGGTGCATCTGGTCTTCGGGCAGGAGGACATTTTGGGGGATGGAGAGCATGCGGTCTATCAGCATCCCCTTCATGCGCTGGAACATGATCTCGAAGCGCTCCTGTAGGAACTGCCGCAGTTTTTGGGTGCTCTCGCGGGCTGTCAGTCGAAGTTCTGCTGGTGGATCCCGGCCTGGACATAATCGTTTCACAAACACAGACTCGACTGCCACAAGTATGTGGTTGAGAGAGTCTCGAAAGGCATCACGAACTCGTAAAGTACAGGTCTCTGGGGTGAAGCCGAAGAACTGGGCTTCGTAGAGCTGAAGGGATTCGGATCCCACTGAAACTACAGTAATAAAAGAGACAAGTCATAATGTGACCTAATaccataattattaattttttttgttatattttatttttttaacatgaaaattttatgaataacaataaaaaaattattaacagtAAATAATGGTGCAGAGCAGTAAATAATAAACAgtgaataataatgtattaatatgtaaaataaacaatactttattatgaattaatgatgatgcTAATCATGacctaactttaactacaacatgattcacaagagttcatgtgtaaataaataatgactacCTTAGTTACTTGTTAGTAAATgttgttagtaaatatattaattaacatttaattctaagctaaatgtaaccaacatagACTCATGAACTATTTAATGTAAATtgatgtcatgactttacttggaggggcacattatcactaactcatccttaactactcatgaactcctgtgtttaaactgttgatgttgacagaacacttttctattgttattcagtgtaacgCACTAGACATATGTGTATAAGAAGTTCATGAGTCGTTAGAAaaaggttaatgatgatgtgcgcctcaagtaaagtcatgatataattgtatattaacagctcctgagttcatgatggttaaactAAGCATGAACTAATGTGTAATAACTCATTAATTAACAATCTAACAAGTAGTTAAGATAGCCATTATTCACAGATGAACACATGAGACTACAGTTGTAAAGTTAGTTTATGATCAGcgcatgcattaactcatcatcagttgttcataacattttttagtttacatattaacaatTCATTATTAATGTACTGTTGTTGTTGAGTGTTACTAAAATAACATTTCATCTTCCATAATCAGAAAGAGCTTAATTGCCAAGCATGTATACagatacgaggaatttgtttacGTAACAAAAGTAACAACTGACAGAAGTCACAGAACGAACAAAGTTCCACCACAGTGAAACTAAAAGACGGCGACAGGAACAAACTAATGATGATAGAgaagttaaaaaaataagtaaatagagaATCAAAAATGTTCAAATGTACAGGAATATTACTAAATACATTACTGCAAGTATAGCtatattatacaaaatattatagaTATAATTACTACTATATAAATACTGTTATAtaaaaagtgtctgctaaatgattaaacAAAGTAGGTGCATACTGGGATAAGTATGTTGTTAAGTAAGTGTATGactacaaatatacacacacatatacacacacacacacacacaatatatatatatatatatatatatatatatatatatatatatatatatatatatatatatacatatatatatatatatatatatatatatatatatatatatatatatatatatatatatatatatatacatatatatatatatatatatatatatatatatatatatatatatatatatatacatatatatatatatatatatatatatatatatatatatatatatatacatacatacatatatacatacatacaYatatatatatatatatatatatatatatatatatatatatatatatatatatatatatatatacatatatatatatatatatatatatatatatatatatatatatatatatatatatatatacatatatatatatatatatacatatatatatatatatatatatatatatatatatatatatatatatacatatatatatatatatatatatacatacatacatacatacatacatacatacatacatacatacatatatatatatatatatatatatatatatatatatatatacatatatacatat
This window encodes:
- the mis12 gene encoding protein MIS12 homolog, with protein sequence MAESGVSVGSESLQLYEAQFFGFTPETCTLRVRDAFRDSLNHILVAVESVFVKRLCPGRDPPAELRLTARESTQKLRQFLQERFEIMFQRMKGMLIDRMLSIPQNVLLPEDQMHQKYPEGKEELTKLQESIAKLLQAYEAEVCSKQALLAELEEQKETQKQLDEVLRWIEELRVSWRREGMGNVQDSVRHMIETVGQLQDVVGKINKQNSALDEV